A portion of the Scleropages formosus chromosome 13, fSclFor1.1, whole genome shotgun sequence genome contains these proteins:
- the LOC108925345 gene encoding regulator of cell cycle RGCC, producing MTSCNSVELEVEFGDLLQEFQHVLEELRVPTLSTPCIYEQHLEEAKRRAAMNDRVSDSGIEDSDCSREQSPGSSLNTSEEELSTAGVNVARRAKLGDTRDLQSFIENLDKELAEM from the exons atgacttcatgCAACTCTGTGG AGCTGGAAGTGGAGTTCGGGGACCTTCTGCAGGAGTTCCAGCATGTCCTGGAGGAGCTCCGGGTGCCGACCCTAAGCACACCCTGCATCTACGAGCAGCATCTTGAGGAAGCCAAGAGACGCGCTGCGATGAACGACCGAGTCAGTGACAGCGGAATAGAAGACTCAGACTGCA GCAGGGAGCAGTCGCCGGGCAGCAGTCTCAACACCAGCGAGGAGGAGCTCAGCACCGCAGGCGTGAACGTCGCTCGGCGAG CCAAATTGGGGGACACGAGAGACCTTCAGAGCTTCATTGAAAACCTGGACAAAGAACTCGCCG AGATGTGA